Proteins from one Cryptomeria japonica chromosome 4, Sugi_1.0, whole genome shotgun sequence genomic window:
- the LOC131064542 gene encoding auxin transporter-like protein 1: MEQTDIERDNTTSGITPMEVNIEVDENQKNYSANEKPGFKGWVQKTLWHGGSNYDAWCNAVSGQVGQVILSMPYSYSQMGLKLGIFFHLLYAIVGIWTCYMLSCLYLEYRSRKEKEGATFKNHVIQYHEVMGYLVGPWLKYTSLFFNIVTMGSVAVVQIIACASNAYYLNSDYNKRTWAIIFGGISTLTILLPSFHNFRIWSIIGVLTTTYTAWYMVVAGLHHGQVPNVKHSAPISMEKFFTGTTNILFAFGGHAITIEIMHAMWQPRAYKYVYLVTVGYVMTITMPHCIILYWAFGDELLEHSNALSVLPSSPFRSVALCFMIAHQAIAFGLFVMPLNFMWEKVLGVHKSHYLTRVIARLPVAILLWFLALLFPFFGPLNSIIGSIIMSFSTYIIPSLAYLIVYRTNASRQEAADKPKKWMPRKNGIVVLNWSIVVLIAVLGFGFGSWASLSNLIKQVNTFGVFDKCYQCS, encoded by the exons ATGGAACAAACTGATATAGAAAGAGATAATACAACTAGTGGGATTACTCCCATGGAAGTTAACATAGAAGTAGATGAAAATCAGAAGAATTATAGTGCAAATGAAAAGCCGGGCTTTAAGGGATGGGTGCAGAAAACCCTGTGGCATGGTGGTTCTAATTATGATGCTTGGTGCAATGCTGTCTCTGGCCAG GTGGGCCAGGTGATCCTGTCCATGCCTTATTCCTATTCACAAATGGGCTTGAAACTTGGGATTTTCTTCCATCTCCTGTACGCTATAGTGGGTATATGGACTTGCTATATGCTGTCATGCCTGTATTTGGAGTACCGCTCTCGTAAAGAGAAGGAAGGAGCCACTTTCAAAAACCATGTCATACAG TACCATGAAGTCATGGGATACTTAGTTGGACCCTGGCTGAAGTATACATCTCTGTTCTTTAACATTGTCACCATGGGATCTGTGGCAGTTGTGCAGATCATAGCATGTGCAAG CAATGCATATTACCTAAACTCTGACTACAATAAACGAACGTGGGCTATCATATTCGGAGGCATATCAACACTCACGATTCTCCTTCCATCATTCCACAATTTCAGAATATGGTCCATCATAGGAGTGCTCACTACAACTTACACCGCCTGGTACATGGTCGTTGCAGGGCTTCATCACGGCCAG GTACCCAACGTAAAGCACTCTGCTCCAATATCGATGGAAAAGTTTTTCACAGGGACCACCAATATACTCTTTGCATTCGGTGGTCATGCAATCACCAT AGAGATCATGCATGCTATGTGGCAGCCAAGAGCATACAAATATGTATATCTTGTGACAGTGGGATATGTGATGACAATTACCATGCCACACTGTATAATACTCTACTGGGCCTTTGGAGATGAGCTGCTGGAACATTCCAATGCCTTGTCAGTGCTCCCATCTTCGCCCTTCAGAAGTGTAGCATTGTGTTTCATGATAGCTCACCAG GCAATTGCATTTGGACTTTTTGTTATGCCACTAAATTTCATGTGGGAGAAAGTGTTGGGAGTGCATAAATCACACTATCTGACCAGAGTAATTGCAAGGCTTCCAGTGGCAATTCTCCTATGGTTCTTAGCATTGCTGTTTCCATTCTTTGGGCCACTCAACAGCATAATAGGCTCAATCATCATGAGCTTTTCCACCTACATAATTCCATCCCTTGCCTATCTCATCGTCTACAGAACAAATGCTTCCAGACAG GAGGCTGCTGATAAACCAAAAAAATGGATGCCACGTAAGAATGGGATAGTGGTCCTGAACTGGTCAATTGTGGTACTTATTGCAGTACTTGGATTTGGCTTTGGCAGCTGGGCAAGTCTTTCGAATCTAATCAAACAAGTTAACACTTTTGGAGTCTTTGATAAATGTTATCAATGTTCATAG